The following coding sequences lie in one Lysobacter capsici genomic window:
- the trpC gene encoding indole-3-glycerol phosphate synthase TrpC gives MTDVLRTILARKVEEIEQRSRVRSLADLRARAASQPRARGFVDAIKRKHAAGEAAVIAEVKKASPSKGLIRADFKPGEIARSYQAGGAACLSVLTDVDFFQGSNAYLAEAREACSLPVLRKDFTIDPYQIYEARTIGADAILLIVAALEDGAMIEMAGLAMELGMDVLVEVHDIDELERALQTDCELIGVNNRNLRTFEVSLDTSIALREAVPRDRTLVTESGIATAGDVARMRGAGIETFLVGESFMRERDPGAALQRLFAA, from the coding sequence ATGACGGATGTCTTGCGCACGATCCTGGCCCGCAAGGTCGAGGAAATCGAACAACGCAGCCGCGTGCGCTCCCTGGCCGACCTGCGCGCGCGCGCCGCCTCGCAGCCGCGCGCGCGCGGTTTCGTCGATGCGATCAAGCGCAAGCACGCCGCCGGCGAGGCGGCGGTGATCGCCGAGGTCAAGAAAGCCAGCCCGTCCAAGGGCCTGATCCGCGCCGACTTCAAGCCCGGCGAGATCGCGCGCAGCTACCAGGCCGGCGGCGCGGCCTGCCTGTCGGTGCTGACCGACGTGGATTTCTTCCAGGGCAGCAACGCCTACCTGGCCGAAGCGCGCGAGGCCTGCTCGCTGCCGGTGCTGCGCAAGGATTTCACCATCGACCCGTACCAGATCTACGAGGCGCGCACGATCGGCGCCGACGCGATCTTGCTGATCGTCGCCGCGCTGGAAGACGGCGCGATGATCGAGATGGCCGGGCTGGCGATGGAGCTGGGCATGGACGTGCTGGTCGAGGTCCACGACATCGACGAACTCGAACGCGCGCTGCAGACCGACTGCGAGCTGATCGGGGTCAACAACCGCAATCTGCGCACGTTCGAAGTGTCGCTGGACACCTCGATCGCGCTGCGCGAAGCGGTGCCGCGCGACCGCACCCTGGTGACCGAGAGCGGCATCGCCACGGCCGGCGACGTCGCGCGCATGCGCGGGGCCGGGATCGAAACCTTCCTCGTTGGCGAGAGCTTCATGCGCGAACGCGACCCAGGCGCGGCGCTGCAGCGCCTGTTCGCGGCGTGA
- a CDS encoding Mur ligase family protein encodes MSIPEQEAPEQAASEPTIAASQPAPEYAFAFEDSRRLTGSNLYFDGPGAALETRGDARLDADALAAWRRNIADLRDGLDWPEGPIVVRVHASGASLAFVAPIDQLYAATEVAEWAWTAAAGPIAQDVLPPHAPGHAAYWDRASALGTLRALAGAEANPALIELLEQARAHGLPAHSDDEALSIGEGVGSRVWPIDALPPPSEVPWPQLHAIPTAVVTGSNGKTTSVRLLAAMARRHGWSTAYSSTDGLFVDSERVDSGDYSGPVGARTLLRQPSVQAAILETARGGILRRGVTPRDARVALVTNISPDHFGEYGIHSLEDLAQVKLTVARALGDDGLLVLNADDALLARQGPSLTRRIGWFALDDSHPLLAMHRADGGATCGVDDAGRLQLDYAGQRHDLGAVADMPLSFAGRARYNVANLAGAALAAVGLGVAPAQIAEVLASFGSHPGDNPGRLQRWRLGDSEVYLDYAHNPDGLRGLLEVAARGHGRLGLVLGQAGNREDADIRALAAVAASFRPDRVVLKDIESFLRGRAPGEVAAILRGELLERGVPEAAIQVCLDEVRAAAQLLEWAAPGDVLVMPIHNSDARDAVVALLDRLQLGQWRPGLPLAGEPTREVE; translated from the coding sequence GTGTCCATACCTGAGCAAGAGGCGCCCGAGCAGGCGGCATCCGAGCCAACCATCGCGGCTTCGCAACCGGCGCCCGAGTACGCGTTCGCGTTCGAAGACTCGCGCCGGCTGACCGGCAGCAACCTGTACTTCGACGGCCCCGGCGCCGCGCTGGAGACGCGCGGCGACGCGCGCCTGGACGCAGACGCGCTGGCGGCGTGGCGGCGCAACATCGCCGACCTGCGCGATGGGCTGGATTGGCCGGAAGGCCCGATCGTGGTGCGCGTGCATGCCAGCGGCGCTTCGCTGGCGTTCGTCGCGCCGATCGACCAGCTGTACGCCGCGACCGAAGTCGCCGAATGGGCCTGGACCGCCGCGGCCGGGCCGATCGCCCAGGACGTGTTGCCGCCGCACGCGCCCGGCCACGCCGCGTACTGGGATCGCGCCAGCGCGCTCGGCACATTGCGCGCGCTGGCCGGCGCCGAGGCGAATCCGGCCTTGATCGAATTGCTCGAACAAGCGCGCGCGCATGGCTTGCCGGCGCACAGCGACGACGAGGCATTGTCGATCGGCGAAGGCGTCGGCAGCCGGGTCTGGCCGATCGACGCGCTGCCGCCGCCATCGGAAGTGCCGTGGCCGCAGCTGCACGCGATCCCGACCGCGGTCGTCACCGGTTCCAACGGCAAGACCACCAGCGTGCGCCTGCTCGCGGCGATGGCGCGGCGGCACGGCTGGTCGACCGCCTACAGCAGCACCGACGGCCTGTTCGTCGATAGCGAGCGGGTCGACAGCGGCGATTACTCCGGACCGGTCGGCGCGCGCACCTTGCTGCGTCAGCCGAGCGTGCAGGCGGCGATCCTGGAAACCGCGCGCGGCGGCATCCTGCGCCGCGGCGTCACCCCGCGCGACGCGCGCGTCGCCCTGGTCACCAACATCAGCCCGGATCATTTCGGCGAATACGGCATCCATTCGCTCGAAGACCTGGCCCAGGTCAAGCTGACCGTCGCCCGCGCCCTGGGCGACGACGGCCTGCTGGTGCTCAACGCCGACGACGCGCTGTTGGCCCGGCAAGGCCCGTCGCTGACGCGGCGGATCGGCTGGTTCGCGCTGGACGACAGCCATCCGCTGCTGGCGATGCACCGCGCCGACGGCGGCGCGACCTGCGGCGTCGACGACGCCGGCCGTCTGCAACTGGATTACGCCGGTCAGCGCCACGACCTCGGCGCGGTCGCGGACATGCCGCTGAGCTTCGCCGGCCGCGCCCGCTACAACGTCGCCAATCTGGCCGGCGCGGCCCTGGCCGCGGTCGGCCTGGGCGTCGCTCCGGCACAGATCGCCGAAGTCCTGGCCAGTTTCGGATCCCACCCCGGCGACAACCCCGGCCGCCTGCAGCGCTGGCGCCTGGGCGACAGCGAGGTCTACCTGGACTACGCCCACAACCCCGACGGCCTGCGCGGCCTGCTCGAGGTCGCCGCGCGCGGCCACGGCCGGCTGGGCCTGGTGCTGGGCCAGGCCGGCAACCGCGAAGACGCCGACATCCGCGCGCTGGCCGCGGTCGCGGCCTCGTTCCGGCCGGATCGGGTCGTGCTCAAGGACATCGAAAGCTTCCTGCGCGGGCGCGCGCCGGGCGAGGTCGCGGCGATCCTGCGCGGCGAGCTGCTCGAACGCGGCGTGCCCGAAGCGGCGATCCAGGTCTGCCTGGACGAGGTCCGCGCGGCCGCGCAATTGCTGGAATGGGCCGCCCCCGGCGATGTGCTGGTGATGCCGATTCACAATTCCGACGCCCGCGACGCCGTCGTCGCCTTGCTCGATCGGCTGCAACTGGGACAATGGCGCCCCGGCCTGCCCCTCGCAGGCGAACCGACCCGCGAAGTGGAGTAA